The genomic region GGAGTATAAAGAACTAGTTAGAAGTAcatgtaaaaaattttatataatccaTGTTACATAAGATATGATCTTAAATTATAGCGTACATTTCAAAcccctttttaaaaaaactgtgaCAAATAAAGGCAAAgttcatttttctattttgtcatatcgttttattgaatatacacAACGTGGATTATATGTTAGTATCTCTGTGCATTCGACTGCAAAAGATCATTTTATACTACAGAAAGCAAATACTACTTTAAGTCTTCCTGAACCTACgtctatattatacgatagtTCACTCAAGATAAAACAAGCCAAGTTAAAAGATGTAAGCGATCTTGCTTCAAAATATGTACCAGCTGATTGTCAGTGGTCCTACAAGGATCTTAAATCGAATGAAGATCTACAAAATATTGAGTACAGtgatatagaataaaaatttgatacgttttttttttaattattattttatcgcggcaaagttattgatttttattttataacaaaaaagttgttgatttttattttattagaactaagttgataattttttattttagccaagttaaatttgttaagttctaaaatatattaaatgcaataaataaataaaatttcgtttatgttgaatatttatatttacaatagccatatattatgaaaaataaatattaattccttTGAAAACAAGTGATGTTTAACAATGATATAGGTAAGTTAAcacttttttcatataataacattattcataCTCATAACGAATATGCGTATCATTTCTTAGTGCAACAAAAATACATCTccaagtttgtttttttttttattttttacaacaaaaattttaattgtacaacTTTTCACTGGCTACTACATAAACTTATTGACGTTggatctaaatatattttttgttaatttttatagaagttATAGAACAGAAACAAATTATCGGGGACAACGACGTGAATACAGAGATAAGAGTCCATACCCAGAAAGAGTTAACTACAGAAGTAGAGAATCCAGCAGAAATAGACAATATGGTAGAGACAGATCACTTTCTAGAGAGAGacactactataataatatacaaaagagACTAACACAAATCAAGATTATGAAAGGAAACCAAGTTATAgatacgttaaaaaaaaattatgaacacaGAGATAATTCACGCACGTGATAGAGATCCtaacataaatacaaacaacgGTAGAGGTTACAGAAACAGATCACATTCCAGAGATCGAGACAATTCTAGAGAGTACAATTACAGCAACAGACATCAATACAGCAAGAGAACATAGTCGAGAAAAAACCCAGAACGATACAGGGGAGATCGCTATAGTAAGGAAGCTGAaagaattatatgttatagatGTGACGAAAAAGGTCACTATGCAGATAAGTgcacaaatacaaaaaactaaaaactaccGTTGGGATGAAAATTTCGGAAAATTAACTcgggaagaaaaaaaacaattgataaagaaaataatacatatctaCACTTCGTAAAAAATTGGTACGAAAATAAAGCTATAAAATTTGAGTCAATACAAGAAGAAACAATTAGGAAAAATagagttttatcaataaaagcacaatttgaaaataaaatagaacatGCAATACTAGACACAGGTTCAAACATTTCATGTAGAATATTCcttaataaaacaaagaaGAAATTGTTCCAGAGAAGCAAACAATTATCACTAGTGCAAACGATTctgagttaaaaaatatgggaacgatattattaaaaataaatattcaaggtactgaatatgaaataaagGCTTAACATGCAGTTGTTATtaggaaataatttttgtctaAAATACGGTCtagtaatacatttcaaaaaaaaagaaataagtttttaacaggagataatataaataatataaaaatggacaAATTGGGGGCCGAACAAAATGGACCACCTACGATACTGTATCAAACAGAGAAAGTAGATAAAATGAcaaatgaacatattatacaaaaataatagtaacggAAGACACCTTAATGCCACCCCccaaatattaacaaacataaaaattgaaacaatataGGTGCACTTGATGAACAGTCAGTTATTCACCCGGTGGACCGTTTAAGTCAGAAACACTACCTAAAACTGGAAACGAATAAGGTAGGGAAAAAAACCACAGAAATtcaactatacaatttttcaaatttatatacaaaggTATACAAAGGTACCGTAATAGGAAcaacagaatattatacaaaaaaagacaatttactcacaattaataaaacaaataacgatGTATGTGATAACCAAGgtacaattattcaaatttctaAAGACCTAACAAATGAACAGACCGAAAAAGCAAAGGTCCTAATAAGGAAATTccaacatttatttacttcGGAACAACTGGATCTAAACTGTGCCAAAGTAGAGGAATGTGAAGTTAAATTAAGCTCGAAAGATCCGGTTTTTCAAGCGCCATACAGAGTATCTCCAAAGCAAAgagaaaagttaaaaaaaaataataaatgaaatgattAATGCAGATATTATTGAACCAAGCAAAAGTAGCTACGCAGCACCCGTTTTtctcatacaaaaaaaacaaaagggGAATACCGGTTCCTAGTAGATTTTAGGAAACTCAatgaacaaacaataaatgacAGGCACCCTATTCCACGAGCACAAGATATATTCAGAGCTCTAGAagggcaaaatatttttcaacagttGACATGGCACAAGGTTATTTTCAGATCCCAGTAAGACAAGAAGATAGAGAAAAATTAGCATTTACAACGGATTTtggattatttcaatttaaacgaATACCACAGGGTGGAAAAATTCATCAgccaatttttcaaaaaacaattaatcaaatttttagcGAATACCTATACAGATCAATAGTAGCTTATCTGGACGATATTTGTTGTTGTTCGACGACTAACGAAAAAaagcatatatataatttagagaAATGTTCATCAGGTTAGACGAGACAGgactaaaacttaaaacgaataaatgcttttttttttcaatctgaAATTGAGTTATTAGGGCACAAAATTTCTAAGCACGGATTGAAACCATTAGAAAGAAACATTGAAGCAGTAAAAAAATTTCCCAAACCAACTAAAATCAAGGATGTTAGGGCATTTATTGGATTATGTTTATACTAtcgaaaatatatcaaaaatttttcaaaaatagcaAATCCTTTAATagacataacaaaaaaagatattgGGTTCAAATGggaaaaagaacaaaaaaacgCCTTTGAGGTACTAAACATGCAATAATATCAGCCCCAGTATTGGCACTTTTAAAGAAGGAAGaccaatttatataacaactgACGCATCATTGGAAGGACTAGGAGGAATACTGGAACAAGAGGACGAACAAGGAAAAAAACACCCCATAGGTTACACTTCTAGAAAATTAAAGGGGGGGAAAAATTTTTCCACTACAGAGTTAGAAATGGCAGcagtttgtttttgtaattaactattttcgGGAATACCTATTAGGAAGAGAGTTCATTGTATACAGTGATCATTCtagtttacaatatttcaaaacaatgaaaaatccTTCATCAAGAATAACgaaaagcatttttaaattaatcgaaTATGACTTCACAATTAAACATAAAGCAGGATCAGCAAATTTAGCAGCAGACAGCCTCTCCAGGTTTCCTATAAATTTAACAGAGATAGAAAAACTAAATACGAATGTAGAAATCAGTATGGAGGATATGAACTAGCACAAGCAGAAGATGAATTTTGctcaaatatgttaaaaacactaaaaggGGAAggagaagaaaaatttaaaaggaaATCACGAAGAtactgtgaaaaaaaaaatatactatattacaaacaatggaataaaaatatacagctAAACCTACTAGTAATTCCAAGAAAATTAGTCAACATTGTACTAAAATCATATCATGAATCAATTTTTAGTGGGCATTTCGGAATAACCAAGACaattgcaaaattaaaacaaaaatatcattggaATACAATGATAAAAGACACCACAGATTTTATTAAGTCTTGTATTTCTTGTCAACTATTAAAAACACCGGTCGGTAAAACATCAGGATTGCTACAACCAATACCTATAGATTCAGGAAAACCGTTACAAGATTAACGTTCGATTATTTAGGACCACTACCACCATCCCACGGAAAGAAATACTTAATTGTGGCAACATGCAATGCAACAAAAATGGCTTTTGCAAAGCAGTAGCAAATGCAACGGGAGcagaaacaataaattttcttaTGGATTTATAACATCATACGGGgtcccaaaatatttttgtagcgACAGAGgcacacatttaaaaataaagaagtagAGGAAGCATGTAAAAGTTTAGgtattgttcaaatattttctagtGCATATCACCCACAGACGAACGGAATGACAGAactaatgaacaaaataatatgcaatagttTAACTcactatgttaataaaaatcaaaaagactgggtgttgtattataattagtggTTTTTGCATACAATACATGCCCGAGCTCAAGGCTAAAAGTAAGCCCTTTCTTTCTATTGCATGGCATTGAGGCCAACCAACCGTTAGATAATAAGATTATACCCGACATTGACAATTTTAATCTAGCAAAACATTAGAAACATTGCAAGAAATTAGGAAAGaaataccaaatataatacaaaagaacaacaaacacaaaaattaaattacgataAAACGCATAAAACTGTTAGCTACCTACCCGGTCAGaaagtattgataaaattccAATTTCAGGAAgcaaacaaatcaaaaaaattagcatataggtatagaggaccttttaaaataattaaaaagatatcTGACGTAAATTATGAGatagaactaatattaaatggaaaaaCAACCACGGACGTCATACACGTACAAAGAATAAAACCTTTTACAGACACATGTATCAGATCACAAAGATCTAAACCAGATCACAtcacaattaaataactacaCAGCTGCAACTAGTAACAaactagaaaatttaaaaaatatctttaaaacatACCTTaccgaagaaaaaaaaaatgaattaatggaAAATACTAAAACTGATAAAGAGATAAAAGGGATGCATGAAATAATCTTTAATACACTAGCAatagttatgaaaattataaattatgaaagagacacaaatacattgtaaaattgGGAAAATACCACCAGGACTAATCACTATAGACACCCTACACGCCGATTTACAGAAACTTTCGGAAATATTAAGGAAAGATGGATTTGAACtagcaataaaaatagataacctctcattatactacaatataccAATAACTGAATGTCAGTTCTCAAAATcacaagttttaataaaattaaaaattccaattcgTGAATATAAGTCAGACtggaaattatttcaatatgtgCCAGcccatttcaaatataaaaatgcaacaTGCATAAAACACTCTGAGAAAACATACATGGCAGTAAATACAATCAATAACGAACATAGGATAATAGCTGGGATAGGACTTCAACATTGTGACCCTCCTTTAACAGACCTATGTTACACACCCAGGTTCCCCTCAGACTTAACACTAACACCGAGATGCGTagaatcaattttcaaaaatttgccTCTGgaagaaataaacaaatattgttactTTCAATGCGTAACGCAAATAAACAATGaagaaacaattattaaacaaatcggGGTTAACACATACGCAATAACTAACCCACaactaacattatttattaggaaaGAAGTAGGGAACACCACAACGTCACAACAAAGTTACATAAACTATGAACACCCCGgactcattaaaataaaattgccaTGCAATCacgaattatttagaaatgaaCAGATACTTATTCCCAAAATGTACCCTTGTGAACTaagcaacaataaaaaattaactatacagAGAGTGCTACCCATATCATGGACAAACATcaaatcactaaaaataatacatgaagaacaaaaagaaaacatttatttactaacCTAACAGAAATATTAACACAGACTGGACAAAAGATGTACCAAATTTCcacattaacaaataaattaaaattatgaccaATATTTCAAAGACATTACATTAGACGGGATGCCGAACAGATTAATAGATGACTTTTTAGgtgacattatttatataacttggCTAACCATTCTAACTAtaagcataatttttatttgctatAAGATATACCCAGTGGTCATAACAGTACAATTGCTTATGACAGCACATACATTACCCCCACCTATACCTCCAAACAATAAATctaacacttaaaataaactaaaataacttaattaattaattttcgctGCATATGAAGACGTTCCACAGGATATCCATAAGTAAGTAGACGAAAAGTGATCTGCGAAACAAAGACGAACAGCACAGATACGCAAGTCCATAATTCTcgacctaaataaaaaaaaaaacgacacagtatatatatattttttttttttccttgttTAAACAACGTACCTTGTACCATAGTTCGGTAATAAGTTAAgctaaaattgtaataccaATGATACGGATAGAGATGTAAGAGTATCAAACTTTGTTTAAAccttaaaaccataatataagtaaaacttGTAATTCCCCTTTTCgacacaacatttttaacacttgtataataaataatataatgtaagtaaaacttgtaattatcccttttaacaatatttaaataaaaaaaaaaaaccaaaaagcaAAAACCCATAATTTACACTTGTATGATATTCTCGCCAACAATCAGCACCGACATGTTCGCCGGAATAAAAAGACGGAAAATGGAGCTGACGTACCTAATgtggaaattttattattgaatttagatCTATAGAAAGAGTTATTTACACATGTATGGAACAGATCAGGATTCATACTCAAAACAACAGAAGACCCCAGACCCATAGGTTACCAAAGAATATGTtactaaattactaaacaagtcttttttaaagaaaaggaaaattttatttgaaaaaaaaaaaaaacaagcaaaattttttttcactggtTTCACTACTCCTCTTCCTCATCCGCCTCCAGGGCAGCCACGACCACGTCATACGGCGGCGGCTCGGCACCGATCGGCCATTCTATGGTGACCGTTATAGGAAAAGGccagctaataaaatatacagaataaaaaaaaaagaagaaaaaaagaagaaaaacaataaaatacaacataccAAACAACACATAATTAATACTCGTACTTTCTCCAATTGCTGGCATGATGCGGGAGGTAGAAACAATGGGGATCGGAGACACACTAGACGGGGTTATGGAATGACTTGAAAGAAGTCAAAACAGCTACTAAAccatcaaaaaaaaacacatcagcaaacacaaaaacaataaacgaaGAACAAGCATTTTCTACGTCAACATATTTCAGACAACACAACTACATAATTCCATAGTCAGTAGTCAGTAGTCATCAATAACTAAACAGCGTGACCAACAGACATAAATGCGGCTattcaacttaaatttttccaTATACGGGGCACAGGTGTAAAATATGaggtcatattttttgtaatttcggggactgttgtattatatgtatgaatattttataagagatgttagtacgtaagaaataagttaagaaaaactatagataataagtaaaatagtaaaattcaataagttaagcaatagttaattattcacagaaataggttaaaataacaattgtgcaATTCGGTGccagtaaactttatattacagttagcatagtaagcaagatataataataaggaatgtaaataaatttgtttaataatttactaatcgggtaaaataacaattacacaataatcatagtatctatgattgtaaatttacgtagtaatagaaaaatgtagaacaatcgataagtaattcgattgtaagtgtaatatataagtgagATTGCTAAGACAGCAAAGGCAGTCAGTGGTGGTGATCGTGTGACTCGAGCACCACCGGACGTcgtgtttaaataaagttcttcatttgcgttattttgtgtttaactttattttggtatacgttCGAGTAATCGGCATATacaacacatgaaactataatacatttcattgttcttaaaaattgaaattgtagtCACCCCGAAGCAGCAGAAAACTATACCTGTCTTCAGACGGAACATAGAGTCAAAAGACAGCGACGTTGTAGGCGACCTCCTCTTCCTAACTCACTGGATCATttagtacaaatattaaatgatccCATCCATGAAAAGTACAGTCACACAATTCGAAGACCTCCAAccaggtaaaaaaataaaatataataatagtttaataataaaagcaaatAGTTAATCATAGTATTCACAACAAATCAATCACTTACATGATgaagtatattaatacattctaTAAACCACAGATTTTTCAGAAGTGATTGGCCTTTGATAGTTAATGGGAATCAAGTAGGTGTTGTATTTGCCAATATGGAAACAATAGAGAGGTATCGAGCAGAATTGGGCACTGTTGTTGTAGCTGGGATTGATGGTACATTCAAAACAGTTCCTAAAAGTCCACCAGAACTTAAAAAGGGTGCTTTTGTCACATTCCAGATAGTGTACAAGAGTGTAGTAAGtagaatttactataaataattataattataataataataataatattgtattaaaaaaattaattatttaaaaaatgtataaaataatattttaagcatacaattgaataatacattttgtagacACAGCTAAaggtttaaatagtttatcatGTAAATGTATACCTTGTACTTTGCAGTCATTCCCAATGGTATATGCATTCCTCATTTTAATGAATCAAGAAAGTTACCAAGctcttttaaatgttgtacgTAATTTGCTGCCATTACATTATGAACAACTATGCATAATAACTGATTTTGAAATGCCATTAATGAATGCAGTTCAAACTGTAATGCCTGAAAGTAAATTGATGGGGTGCTGGTTTCATTTTTGCCAAGTATgcttatataagtaaaaagagtacaaactttaaatatcattGTCAATACAATCTTCCAATGTATATGTACTTTATTTCACAGGCAGTCATAAGATACAGTAAGCGGAAATTGAACAGTGTGTATCATCTTTTTCAAAGTAGCCCTATTGCAGCCAGAATTTTGAGAATGGTTGTATAAGCATTATAGTAGTAGAGCATTAGAGTAattttcttgtattttatttcacaattttaGGTATTAGTTCTACCACATTTACCTGCACACAGAGGCCATCCTGATTGTCCTCAGCATGATATTAATGATGGTTTCAGGGCTATCATTAATTATGTTCAACAGTTTCCAGATATTGAGGAACAGTTGAGAACTTTTCTCGTTGGATATGTTGATGGATACTGGTTGACTCAGGTCGGACCTAGAATTTTGAGTATCTTTGGGTGTGAATACAGGACCAATAACTATTTGGAATCGTTTCACTCCACTTTGTTGACACAAATGTCAAAACACCCAAATATATGGGATTTCATAAGTgagatttttctataattgtaatgttatgtaattatacCATAAcggtgtatacatttttcctCTACATAATCAATACCTatcgtttttgtttaatcattgtcatattttacttattatagagAAATTGATACTGATTGAAAATCAGTGTTTCGTAGAACTACATCAAGCACGACAAAACTATacggtaggtacttaattttaaatttagtatttaataaacatattataatgtaatactagtaattattagttataactaataagtaataacattccTAGGTAAATCATGggatatagtttaatttatgatttatattgaaattttatttacagattaGAGACAATACTTCAAGACAGTAAAGGTTTATAAAAACTCAGAGTATTCGTCAACAAGTACAAACGTTAAATGTTGATGGGGATATATTAATGTTCCTCAGAAGGTCAGGCCATCAAAATGATGGATATGTCCAAGGACAGATTGGTCCATTTCCTGTAAGATAATATTTGACAAGtgaatagatataaaatagtttatagccaataaattttttctattaacatttttacaggATGACaacatttaactataaatcgCATGCTTAAAAGACAGTTTGTTTGTggaacaaacaaaaattttactatagactataatatactttatattttgtgacAAGATGTGATAATCTCtaccttttttatatatgattatttgtaattgtgttttattatttatttatgtattgcttgaataattattatttatttcctgTTGATTgattaacaattttagattctaagcaGAACGATGAATGtactaattttacaatgatacctatatgtgtataaaagcgtgatttacattttataatatacctgctggctgctattataatattatgctttaactTGAAATCACGACATTAAAACAAAGATTTtagattgttttttgtttattaataatttttttaaatcttttattaaaagagTTCTTTaaaaaggttttattttaaaattatgttataaaaatatgtattaatatattatatgataaataaattacctggGTTTGTATCGACAGACTACTGTGCATTATGAAAAGTTTCCTCCATAGGTATGGTCGCTGTGTAGTGTGTAGGTACtgtgtaaattaaaactactCAAATAACTCGTTATCGCCActtggaaaatatatttggttaTTTTGGTCTTCTGATAAAcagatttatacaaaataactataaattataatgatcacgatgattgtaatattgtatcgaTATACCTTGATAATGAGCacggataatattaaattaataataataataataataatatataatctgatttctgatgttattattaatttgtcatgataatatttataagtacgtATTggctatttataaacttacaatggataatataatattatataatattcgtacAGTATCTCACCATGAGCCCACTTGAATTCCCAtctggatttttttttgatattcaatgttggtaacaaaatattttccttaTCACTTTTGGGATAACTGTACCCACCCCCAGCGCGATAGCCGGttcgaattaaaataacaataaacagtCTGTAATAGAGCTTACGCGCACAACATCGTTTCGTTGTTCCTGTCTGTCCCGACCATGTACTATACGATTATGTAAAACAAAGAAACATCACACAATTCAGagacatattttcattattgataatggaaataacttttaaactatttCTAAAAGCtagaaatttgtaaaattgttaatcatattattattacaacagataattataatcgttattttctaaactataatattgttgtttttgaaGATTcaggaaatatttaaatgtgtagaCTTAGTAtggatgtttaaaaatattttttttaatacctataaaatatttaattattctattaaaaatcatatatatatattattttttattaacatttgaagttcaaatattgacaacaatttgtaaaaatcatgaatatttgcaaatcaTATTGTAGatacaattcataaaaattgttgtataagtagctaagagttgaaaatgttcaaacaagattttctataagtttggcttacaataattatagaataactTAAAGTTTAGTGTATTCAGGCAATTTTCACCAACTtctggaaattatatcttaggctgacaaattatatccgttcagaatcgtttttcgtatatgaTGATACCTcttattggattcaaatttaatacataaattatagtgacctactatacagcagagcgttactcacttgaccactatttcttttttttttatgaatattgataatttttttttttggcttagtcaaaatacatgaaaatttaataagtacaaaGTACTTCATGAAatagtcttatagtgattcaaaaattataaaaatacattggcACAAATTTTCTCCGGTCAGAAtcttttttcgtatacaattatatctatcattggattcCAATTTAATTgtccaataatatataatagtgatcagCAGGGCCCTAATATACATCAGAGGGGTACCCATTAGACCacgcttttttttattttaatttttgatacatttattaGATGACAAATAGATTTCAAATGTCTggaccaatttatttttgtaggtGCTTGTTAAGTtacattaattacatttatattttctgatgattctatgttaaattattattatttgtaaaaattttttgattttattatgtttaaaataatttat from Aphis gossypii isolate Hap1 unplaced genomic scaffold, ASM2018417v2 Contig01115, whole genome shotgun sequence harbors:
- the LOC126555803 gene encoding uncharacterized protein LOC126555803 yields the protein METIERYRAELGTVVVAGIDGTFKTVPKSPPELKKGAFVTFQIVYKSVSFPMVYAFLILMNQESYQALLNVVRNLLPLHYEQLCIITDFEMPLMNAVQTVMPESKLMGCWFHFCQAVIRYSKRKLNSVYHLFQSSPIAARILRMVLVLPHLPAHRGHPDCPQHDINDGFRAIINYVQQFPDIEEQLRTFLVGYVDGYWLTQVGPRILSIFGCEYRTNNYLESFHSTLLTQMSKHPNIWDFIKKLILIENQCFVELHQARQNYTIRDNTSRQ